A single genomic interval of Aestuariirhabdus haliotis harbors:
- a CDS encoding acetolactate synthase 2 small subunit — translation MNRFNLRLVARNTPGSLERILNTSRVRGFAINHFEAELDSEQHYAIEMAVSSERNIEQLVLQLTKQFDIRELEQRRCRDAV, via the coding sequence GTTGCCCGTAACACTCCGGGCAGCCTAGAACGCATCTTGAATACCAGCCGAGTCCGTGGTTTCGCTATCAATCACTTCGAAGCCGAGCTCGATAGCGAACAGCACTATGCTATCGAAATGGCCGTTTCCAGCGAGCGAAATATTGAACAACTGGTTTTACAGCTGACCAAACAATTTGATATCCGCGAGCTGGAGCAACGACGCTGTCGTGATGCAGTATAG
- a CDS encoding substrate-binding periplasmic protein, producing the protein MNADTLRLRADAWYPYNGNPDSDYPGYMIELADEILNKAGHQLDYQLMPWSRSLVQARKGSIDCIAGAFRDDAPDFLYPEVSMGRDDVGFFVMEENRQWRFTSEASLAEIRVAVISGYSYGEQLDGYIRRNRHSPYLQVTTGNDPLERNIKLLLAHRVELLIESPNVLNATLDKMGLAGNLVEVGRMNNPRELYIACSPQSSSAGYFVQLLSKGVQRMRASGRLQQILARYGLDDWEQ; encoded by the coding sequence GTGAATGCCGATACCTTGCGCCTGAGAGCAGATGCCTGGTATCCGTATAATGGTAATCCGGATAGTGATTATCCCGGTTATATGATTGAGTTGGCCGATGAAATTTTAAATAAGGCAGGGCACCAGCTGGATTATCAATTGATGCCCTGGTCGCGCAGTCTCGTTCAGGCAAGAAAAGGCAGCATAGATTGTATAGCGGGGGCTTTCCGGGATGATGCTCCGGATTTTCTTTACCCGGAAGTCAGCATGGGTAGGGATGATGTTGGGTTTTTTGTTATGGAGGAGAATCGCCAATGGCGCTTTACCTCTGAAGCGAGCCTTGCTGAAATTCGGGTGGCTGTTATCAGCGGTTACAGTTATGGGGAGCAGCTCGATGGCTATATTAGGCGTAATCGTCACTCGCCTTATTTGCAGGTGACGACGGGCAACGATCCTTTGGAGCGTAATATTAAGTTGCTGCTGGCTCATCGGGTGGAACTGCTGATTGAATCCCCCAATGTGCTTAATGCCACGCTGGATAAAATGGGGCTCGCAGGAAACCTGGTGGAAGTTGGGCGAATGAATAACCCGAGAGAGCTCTATATTGCCTGTTCCCCGCAAAGCTCGTCCGCTGGTTATTTTGTGCAACTGCTCAGCAAAGGTGTTCAACGTATGCGCGCGAGCGGTCGTTTACAACAGATACTCGCGCGCTACGGGCTCGACGATTGGGAGCAATAA